In the genome of Raphanus sativus cultivar WK10039 chromosome 4, ASM80110v3, whole genome shotgun sequence, one region contains:
- the LOC108853299 gene encoding probable calcium-binding protein CML43, with translation MEIITNKKKILSRQSSSFRLRSPSLNALRLHRIFNLFDKNSDGFITIEELSQALSRLGLDADISDLKLTIESFIKPGETGLQFEDFAALHKTLDESFFARDCECDGSPESDLEEAFKVFDQDGDGFISAVELQNVLKKLGLPEAGEIEQVEKMIVSADTNHDGRVDFFEFKNMMRTVLVPSS, from the coding sequence ATGGAGATCATCACTAACAAGAAGAAAATACTCTCGAGACAGTCTTCTTCATTCAGACTAAGAAGTCCTAGTCTAAACGCTCTCCGTCTCCACCGTATCTTCAACTTATTCGACAAAAACAGCGACGGATTCATCACCATCGAAGAACTGAGCCAAGCCCTCTCTCGACTTGGTCTCGACGCGGATATCTCCGACCTCAAACTAACCATCGAATCTTTCATCAAGCCGGGCGAAACCGGACTCCAGTTCGAAGACTTCGCAGCACTCCACAAAACACTGGATGAATCTTTCTTTGCGAGAGACTGCGAGTGCGACGGATCTCCGGAATCAGATCTAGAAGAAGCTTTCAAAGTGTTTGACCAGGACGGAGACGGGTTTATCTCCGCCGTGGAGTTGCAAAATGTTTTGAAGAAGCTAGGGCTTCCTGAAGCAGGAGAAATTGAACAAGTGGAGAAGATGATTGTCTCTGCTGATACCAATCACGATGGTCGCGTTGACTTTTTTGAATTCAAGAACATGATGCGAACTGTTCTTGTCCCTTCCTCTTGA
- the LOC108853298 gene encoding alpha N-terminal protein methyltransferase 1 translates to MERRSFLLGTSVDGVLGGYGHVNDADIIGSEVFLKTLLQERLVNRGTNQHLVALDCGSGVGRITKNLLIRYFNEVDLVEPVAQFLDAARENLASTGSETHKAANFFCVPLQWCIGHLTDDDFVSFFNRAKGCLKPGGFFVLKENLAKKGFVLDKEDRSITRSDPYFKQLFRRCGLHLFQTKDQKGLPRELFAVKMYALTVDTPPKVHKTKSKTHGNRPHIIK, encoded by the exons ATGGAG AGACGGAGTTTCTTACTGGGAA CTTCTGTTGATGGAGTATTAGGAGGATATGGGCATGTGAATGATGCTGATATTATAGGAAGTGAGGTTTTTCTCAAGACCCTTCTGCAAGAAAGATTAGTAAACAGAGGAACAAATCAACATCTAGTGGCTCTTG ATTGTGGATCTGGCGTTGGACGGATCACCAAGAATCTTCTCATACGGTACTTTAACGAG GTTGATCTTGTCGAGCCTGTAGCTCAGTTCCTCGATGCTGCACGTGAAAATCTGGCATCTACGGGCTCAGAAACGCACAAAGCAGCTAACTTTTTCTGTGTACCTCTTCAG TGGTGCATTGGGCATCTCACTGACGatgattttgtttctttctttaacCGAGCAAAG GGATGCCTTAAACCCGGTGGGTTTTTCGTGTTGAAAGAGAATCTCGCTAAGAAAG GTTTTGTTTTGGATAAAGAGGATCGTAGCATCACCCGATCGGATCCCTACTTTAAACAGCTCTTTCGTCGATGTGGGTTGCATCTCTTTCAAACGAAG GATCAGAAGGGTCTTCCGCGAGAGTTATTTGCTGTTAAAATGTATGCTTTAACGGTTGATACACCACCCAAAGTCCATAAAACCAAATCGAAAACACACGGCAACAGGCCCCACATTATCAAATGA